From the genome of Candidatus Hydrogenedentota bacterium:
GCGGGCGATTTGACGGAACCCAAACGTCTCGTAAAGGGTTCGTGCCCGGATATTGGATTCGCGGACCTCGAGCGTCGCAATGCGCGCTCCCGCTTGCCCGGCAATATCCACGAGGTACTGCGTCAGTTCGCGCCCAAGACCAAGTCCGCGAAACGTATCGCGGACCGTCACGCTCGTGATGTGCGCCTCGTCCAGCACCAGCCAGAATCCGCCATATCCCACCACCTGTCTGCCCAATACCATCACATAAAAATACGAGCGGTTGTTGCGAAGCTCATCGTAAAACATGTTGCGCGACCACGGTTCGGGATATGCTTCCACTTCAATATCCATGATTTCGTCGAGGTACTTCTCGGCAAGCCTCAAAAAGACGGGCCGGGCTGTATTCGGTGCGCTCATGAGCCGGTCGCTTCTTCCCGGTTTTGCTCTGCTTGTGATTTTCGAAGGTATACCGGTTGCACAGCCGCCGGATCGGCCTTGCACCCTGCGAGCAGCATCTCGAGAGCTTCGCACCCCACAGCCGACGCCCGTGGCGCCCAGAATGTCTCGGGAAGAAGCCGGATGCCGGGAAGACACGCCGCAATACGCTCTCGATATGCCCTGACACCGTCTCCGAACATCGTCACCCGGCGGCCCTTCAATTTCTCGGCCACCGTCTCAATGCTCGCCACGCAATCCGGAAGCACCTGCTCCCGGAGGCCTGAGTCCACTTGGTACGCCGCCGCAAACACCTCTCCCATACGCGCGTCAAGAACAGGGCAGACAAGCCCTGCAACCGGACCCGGAACCCGCGACAGAGCTGCCAGCGTAGGGACGCCAACCAGGGGAAGTCCCCGCCCGAGCGCCAGACCTTTCCACGTTGCCACTCCAACGCGCAACCCCGTGAACGAGCCCGGTCCTTTGCTGATAGCCAGCGCGTCGACGCGTTCCAAAGCAACGCCCGCCTCTCGTAATACCCACGTTACCGTGTCCAGCAGCCGCTCTGCGTGGGTGCGTCCGCACGTTACCACCGATTCCGCCAGGATCTGGCCGTCCTTGCATACCGCGACCGAGTTGACGCTTGTAGCAGTATCTGCCGATAGGATTATCATGGTTGGATCATACGGTTGTAAGCGTTCGTAGGTCAATGATTTGGAAGTGCCGCCTCAGGCGCCCGCTCGAGACCCGCCTCATGGCCATTGCCCGCCGCGCAGGCTGCGGGCAGACCAAAGTCAAACAGACCACTTCGACATCAGGAACGGTCCTGAAGTACAAAAACGGCCGCATAACCCGTCCGGGCTTGCGGCCTGGCAAACAACGGCATCTCTTAAGCCTTTAGAAGGTAGGAGTTTCCGGGGGATCACCCGACGAGTCCCCGGGTGCGGCTTCCTGCTGGCGGCCTTTCTGCTCAGCGTATGCTGTCGGCTCCGTGCCGCATATCAATTCTTTCATCTTCTTGCCGGGCCGAAACGTAACCACCTTCCGTTCAGGCACGGGGACTTGCTCCCCAGTTCGCGGATTGCGGCCAATGCGCGATGCGCGGGTCTTCACCTCAAAAACCCCAAAATCGCGCAATTCCCAACGTTTGCCTTCCGCAAGTGTCTGCGAGATGGTCTCGAAGGCCCCTTCGATAATCTTGGCCACTGTGCTTTGGGTTATCCCAAGCTTATTGGCCACTCTGATTACCAACTCGCGCTTGGTCATTGTCACGGAATTAAACCCTCCTCGCCAGCCTGAACGGAAACTTCATGTCTCGTGACAGGCTGACTCGCTGCACCGCGGCTTCGCGTACGTGCATTATACGAATACTGCCGGTTCTTTGCAAATCTTTTCGTACAGTCATCTTATCGATGATTGTCTACGAAGTCAACCACTTCTCGCCAGCGTATGATTCCCGCCTCCATAAAGGAACGGCGGGAGGTTGAATCTTCCTAAGTGATTGATTTAGAATCATTTCTTGACATTTGGGCCCTGCGTGTACGCTCATGGACGTGCCAATCGCTGAAATACTTGCTGCGTATGTCTGCCTCCTGTTCTGCCTTACCCTGCATGAGGCTGCTCACGCCTGGGCCGCTGAGCGCGCAGGAGACCCTACCGGACGCCTGCTGGGACGCATCACCCTTAACCCCTTGGCGCACATAGATCCCTTCGGTACGGTGCTGTTTCCCTTGACCATGATGATGACGGGGTTGCCCGTATTCGGCTGGGCCAAACCGGTACCGTTCCAGCCGACAAATCTCAAGAACCGGCGCTGGGGACCCGTAGTTGTCGCCCTGGCAGGACCGTTTTCTCACCTGTTTCAGCTGCTTGTTCTGGTCTTTGGGGCACGCGTGGCTTTCTACCTTCTTGACCCGGACATCTCAACGCTTGCGGATTCGCCATGGGTCTTCCTCCTCATCCTCTTGGTGCACATCAACCTTGTCTTGATGTTATTCAACCTGATTCCTGTGCCTCCCCTCGACGGCCATCATGTTCTCTATGCCTTTCTGCCGCCCGCCGGCCAACGTGTCATGGATAGGATAGGGCCATGGGGAATCCTTATCGCCCTGCTAATTATGCGGTACGGTCTCGGCGCGCCACTGGCCTTCCTCCGGGACCTTGTCATGTTTCTCCTGTTTGGGGGGCTCGGCGTGTCAACCGCGGGATGAGGAAACGCTTCACATGACCGCTCAAACTTGGCGCCGCCGGTTTGTTCTCGTGTAGGATCGCGGCCAGTGTCGACCAGCAAGGAGTAACCTTCGCATGAGCATTACCGTAGTCGGTTCCGTGGCCCTGGACACCGTAGAAACGCCCGCGGGCAGGAATGAGGAAGGCCTCGGCGGAGCCGCCACCTATTTCTCGCTCGCCGCCGTCCACTATGCGCCGGTCAACCTCGTAGGCGTGGTCGGAGACGATTTCCCGCAAGAGTACGTTGACCTCTTCGAGCGGCAGGGCATAAACCTCGAAGGGCTCGAGCGCGCTCCAGGAAGGACCTTTCGCTGGACGGGCCGCTATCACGATGATGTGAATCAGCGGGATACCCTCGAGACACAACTTAACGTGTTCGAAGATTTCCACCCCAAACTTCCTGGCGCGGCCCGGAAGGCCAAGTATCTTTTTCTCGGCAATATTCATCCGTCGCTCCAGCTGGAGGTGCTCGAACAAGTCGAACCCACGTTCATCGCCCTCGATACCATGAACCTGTGGATCGATATCGCACAGGAAGAATTGAAACAGGTGATGGCGCGTCTCGATGCAATCATCATCAACGACTCCGAGGTCAAACAACTCACGGGACGCAGCAATGTCGTCAAAGGCGCCCGGGAAATCACCGCCCTGGGCCCCCGCATCGTCGTCGTAAAGAAAGGCGAACACGGTTGTCTCCTGTGCATGGAAGACGGTTTCTTTGCAGCGCCCGCCTTTCCTCTTGACGAAGTCCTTGACCCGACCGGCGCGGGCGATACATTTGCGGGCGGGTTCATCGGGTACCTCGCCCAGAAAGATTCCGTCGACAAGACCACCCTGCGCCAGGCGGTAATTCACGGAAGCGTCGTGGCGTCGTTCGCATGCGAGGACTTTGGGCCGGGACCGCTCGTGACGCTTACCCGAAAGCGGATCGCCGAGCGGTATGCGCGGTTCAAAACCCTGGTGAAGTTCTAAGACCCGCACTTGCTCGCGCATCCGTCCACAGGCCTGCATATCGTCCTGTCCGGCCCGACAAGACCTCAGGATTGTCCCGTTGTGGCATAACCTGTTCCGCGACGCGCGCAGCGCCCCGAGTGTTTTGCGATAGAAGGTTTGTGCTCTCTAAGCAATTGGTCTGACAGATATTTGGCTGGTTTCTTGGGCGCCGCGCAAGAACCTCTTGCCGAAAACGCTTCTGGGTACTATCATAGAACATGGATCGGCGTATACCTGACAACATGTCAGAGGGTTGGCAAGTGCATTTCCGGAGTGTTTCCGGCGGCGATAGATACATGGTGTAGTTATCGCGAAAACAAACCAAGGGAGGCAGAAATCATGCGTAAGAAAGGATTCACACTTATCGAACTGCTGGTAGTCATCGCTATTATCGGCATTCTGGCGGCGATATTGCTGCCAGCGCTCGCCCGGGCGCGCGAATCGGCACGCCGGGCAAGTTGCCAAAACAATCTCAAGCAATGGGGCCTCGTGTTCAAGATGTATGCCAACGAGGCCAAGGGCGAGAAGTTCCCGCCGAACCAAGTGTTCAAAGACCATGTAAACCCATTGGATCCGACCAGCCTGTGCGCGCGCACAAACTATCCGGAACTGGTGCCAAACGGCACGTCCATTTATCCTGAATATCTAACCGATCCGAATATCGGCGGGTGCCCGTCCGACTCGGATTCCGAATTGGATAGCTGGCACGAACTCGGGAATCCGGACCTCCCATGGGATCCATGCAGATTCCGCGGGACGTCATATGACTATTTTGCATGGGCAATCAGCGTGAAAGAGTTTCTAAACGCGGGCGTTGACGAGAACGACGCCGTTTTCAACGGGCCGGATTTTGTCACGGCCCTCATAACGGGATTCCAAATGGATTTTGTAACGGCGCTCAACGACTTGATCACTGATTGGGAGGACGGCACGGATACAACCTTTGCGGTTTTCGAAAGCGAACCGTCGGTTGGCAACAAGACGCTCTACCGTCTTCGCGAAGGCATTGAACGGTTCTTCGTCACCGACATCAACAATCCCGCAGGCAGCGCGAAAGCGCAAAGCGAGATCTTCGTCATGTTCGATGACATCAACCCGAAGAACGTGGACTTCATGAACCACGTTCCGGGCGGATGCAACGTTCTGTACATGGATGGACATGTCGAGTTCATTCGGTACCCTGGCGAGAGCCCGGTTTCAAAAGCCTTTGGCGCTATCATGGGCTCGGTGTGACCTGAACGACAGAGCTATTGGATACGGACTTTTCGGCGGCGCTTCTTTCGAGGCGCCGCCGATGCTGTGTCCACGCGCAACCGTTCGCAAGGAACCTACTTGTTGAGTTCGTTCACTTTCCGCTCGATCAGGTGCTTGATTTCTTTCAGCCGCTTCGGAGAGTCGGCTTCGCAACGCATCACCAGAACCGGCGATGTATTCGACGCGCGCAGCAGTCCCCAGCCGTCCTCGAATTCTATCCGCGCGCCATCTATGGTGATCACTTTCAATCCCAAATCGTCTTTGAAGTATCTGGTCGCCTTCCTGACGATATCAAACTTCTTCGATTCCTCGGTCGCGATCCGAATCTCCTCGGTGACATATGTTTTCGGGACATCTCCCAGCAGCACGCTCAAGGGTTTCTTTGTGTTGCCCAGGATCTCGAGCAGCCGCGCGCCCGCGTATACGGCGTCGTCGAAGCCGTACCAACGGTGCTTGAAAAACATGTGACCGCTCATTTCGCCCGCGAGCTGGGCATGGAATTTTTTCATCGCCGCCTTGATGAGCGAGTGGCCAGTCCGCCACATGATCGCCTTGCCCCCGTGCGCCTCGATGTCCGCGTACAACGTCCGCGATCCCTTCACCTCGGAGATGATGGTGGCGCCCGGCTTGTGTTTCAGGATGTCGCGCGCAAAAAGTATCAGCAGCTTATCGCCGAAGATCACTTCACCTTTCTCGTTCACCACGCCGATGCGGTCTCCGTCTCCGTCAAACCCGATACCGCAATCCGCCTTGGTGCGTTTCACGGTAGCGATGAGTCTGGTAAGATTCTTCGGCACCGTGGGGTCGGGATGATGGTTGGGGAAACGGCCGTCCACGTCGCAATACAACGGGATGACCTCGCATCCCATCTGCTCGTACAAAGGCGCCCCTACTGGCCCGCTCACGCCGTTGCCAGCATCGATCACGACCTTCAGTTTGCGCTTTACCGTGATGCCGCGCAGCACCCTGGCGAAATATTTCGGCAGCAGGTCCATCCGCGCAATCGTAACCGGTCTCCGCGCCTTGGGAAAACTCTCGCGCAGGGCTACCCTGTATAGTTTTTGGATTTCCTCGC
Proteins encoded in this window:
- the rimI gene encoding ribosomal protein S18-alanine N-acetyltransferase translates to MSAPNTARPVFLRLAEKYLDEIMDIEVEAYPEPWSRNMFYDELRNNRSYFYVMVLGRQVVGYGGFWLVLDEAHITSVTVRDTFRGLGLGRELTQYLVDIAGQAGARIATLEVRESNIRARTLYETFGFRQIARRKGYYPRSGEDAIVMLLELGKGPQPGRTAGRESGNEIR
- a CDS encoding DUF1559 domain-containing protein, encoding MRKKGFTLIELLVVIAIIGILAAILLPALARARESARRASCQNNLKQWGLVFKMYANEAKGEKFPPNQVFKDHVNPLDPTSLCARTNYPELVPNGTSIYPEYLTDPNIGGCPSDSDSELDSWHELGNPDLPWDPCRFRGTSYDYFAWAISVKEFLNAGVDENDAVFNGPDFVTALITGFQMDFVTALNDLITDWEDGTDTTFAVFESEPSVGNKTLYRLREGIERFFVTDINNPAGSAKAQSEIFVMFDDINPKNVDFMNHVPGGCNVLYMDGHVEFIRYPGESPVSKAFGAIMGSV
- a CDS encoding PfkB family carbohydrate kinase → MSITVVGSVALDTVETPAGRNEEGLGGAATYFSLAAVHYAPVNLVGVVGDDFPQEYVDLFERQGINLEGLERAPGRTFRWTGRYHDDVNQRDTLETQLNVFEDFHPKLPGAARKAKYLFLGNIHPSLQLEVLEQVEPTFIALDTMNLWIDIAQEELKQVMARLDAIIINDSEVKQLTGRSNVVKGAREITALGPRIVVVKKGEHGCLLCMEDGFFAAPAFPLDEVLDPTGAGDTFAGGFIGYLAQKDSVDKTTLRQAVIHGSVVASFACEDFGPGPLVTLTRKRIAERYARFKTLVKF
- a CDS encoding phosphomannomutase/phosphoglucomutase; the protein is MNPQIFREYDIRGIAGTDVTEEIYERLGQAIVAYMRGKRKHNCLVVAHDGRLTSRAYAHAVMDGITGAGVNVIDIGQVPTPLCYFGLFTLPVDGGVMITASHNPKEYNGMKVAVGTATIHGEEIQKLYRVALRESFPKARRPVTIARMDLLPKYFARVLRGITVKRKLKVVIDAGNGVSGPVGAPLYEQMGCEVIPLYCDVDGRFPNHHPDPTVPKNLTRLIATVKRTKADCGIGFDGDGDRIGVVNEKGEVIFGDKLLILFARDILKHKPGATIISEVKGSRTLYADIEAHGGKAIMWRTGHSLIKAAMKKFHAQLAGEMSGHMFFKHRWYGFDDAVYAGARLLEILGNTKKPLSVLLGDVPKTYVTEEIRIATEESKKFDIVRKATRYFKDDLGLKVITIDGARIEFEDGWGLLRASNTSPVLVMRCEADSPKRLKEIKHLIERKVNELNK
- a CDS encoding HU family DNA-binding protein codes for the protein MTKRELVIRVANKLGITQSTVAKIIEGAFETISQTLAEGKRWELRDFGVFEVKTRASRIGRNPRTGEQVPVPERKVVTFRPGKKMKELICGTEPTAYAEQKGRQQEAAPGDSSGDPPETPTF
- a CDS encoding site-2 protease family protein encodes the protein MDVPIAEILAAYVCLLFCLTLHEAAHAWAAERAGDPTGRLLGRITLNPLAHIDPFGTVLFPLTMMMTGLPVFGWAKPVPFQPTNLKNRRWGPVVVALAGPFSHLFQLLVLVFGARVAFYLLDPDISTLADSPWVFLLILLVHINLVLMLFNLIPVPPLDGHHVLYAFLPPAGQRVMDRIGPWGILIALLIMRYGLGAPLAFLRDLVMFLLFGGLGVSTAG
- the tsaB gene encoding tRNA (adenosine(37)-N6)-threonylcarbamoyltransferase complex dimerization subunit type 1 TsaB — its product is MIILSADTATSVNSVAVCKDGQILAESVVTCGRTHAERLLDTVTWVLREAGVALERVDALAISKGPGSFTGLRVGVATWKGLALGRGLPLVGVPTLAALSRVPGPVAGLVCPVLDARMGEVFAAAYQVDSGLREQVLPDCVASIETVAEKLKGRRVTMFGDGVRAYRERIAACLPGIRLLPETFWAPRASAVGCEALEMLLAGCKADPAAVQPVYLRKSQAEQNREEATGS